The following proteins are encoded in a genomic region of Galbibacter sp. BG1:
- a CDS encoding polymer-forming cytoskeletal protein, which yields MFAESKKNRIEPVAGQTNRIVENTKIKGDLISEADIRIDGDLEGSITAKGKVVIGRAGKVVGKIECMNADVEGTFDGDLKVENVLSLKGTAVIEGDVIVGKLAVEPGATFNASCSMKGASLKSVKEDEQKQQKSNEKSA from the coding sequence ATGTTTGCAGAATCTAAAAAAAACCGAATAGAACCCGTAGCGGGCCAAACCAATAGAATAGTAGAAAACACTAAAATTAAAGGAGATTTAATTTCTGAAGCAGATATTCGTATTGATGGAGATCTAGAGGGCAGTATTACAGCAAAAGGAAAAGTTGTAATTGGAAGGGCCGGAAAAGTTGTTGGAAAGATCGAATGTATGAATGCCGATGTAGAAGGAACTTTTGATGGTGATTTAAAGGTGGAAAACGTGTTAAGTTTAAAAGGAACTGCGGTTATAGAAGGCGATGTTATTGTAGGTAAATTGGCAGTGGAGCCAGGTGCTACTTTTAACGCTTCTTGTTCTATGAAAGGCGCTTCTTTAAAATCTGTAAAAGAAGATGAGCAAAAGCAACAAAAATCAAACGAAAAATCAGCTTAA
- a CDS encoding DUF5004 domain-containing protein, producing the protein MKTRKLIAASLFVALSGLFIGCNDDDGASCAQDYTGALSEQEASFAGTWTLTGIESSEAIDLTDDDVDNPSTDIFAQEDSCLTDIVYEYNTDRTFTYDQGKNTADCNRSEQFTGTWKLGGNTLGLITNCFESIEEISFSEDRTSYTVASRGIVTDANGQRQEVDLTFTYTQGPMMVEPEPTFE; encoded by the coding sequence TAATAGCCGCTTCTTTATTTGTGGCTTTATCTGGACTATTTATTGGCTGTAACGACGACGATGGAGCTAGCTGTGCCCAAGATTATACAGGAGCATTATCTGAGCAAGAAGCATCTTTTGCCGGAACATGGACACTAACGGGAATAGAATCTAGCGAAGCGATTGACCTTACGGATGATGATGTAGACAACCCAAGCACTGATATTTTTGCCCAAGAAGATTCTTGTCTTACAGATATTGTTTACGAATACAACACGGACAGAACTTTTACTTATGACCAAGGTAAAAACACAGCGGATTGCAACCGCAGCGAACAATTTACAGGAACTTGGAAATTAGGTGGAAACACTCTTGGGCTAATTACTAACTGTTTTGAAAGTATCGAAGAAATTTCTTTTAGCGAAGATAGAACTTCTTATACCGTAGCAAGTAGAGGAATTGTAACCGATGCAAATGGACAGCGCCAGGAAGTGGATTTGACTTTTACTTACACTCAGGGCCCTATGATGGTAGAGCCTGAGCCAACCTTTGAATAA
- the atpE gene encoding ATP synthase F0 subunit C, whose product MILAGIGAGLAAIGAGVGIGKIGGSAMDAIARQPEAAAKIQTAMIIAAALIEGVALFAVVVALITNG is encoded by the coding sequence ATGATTTTAGCTGGAATAGGAGCTGGATTAGCTGCCATCGGTGCAGGAGTAGGTATCGGTAAAATTGGAGGATCTGCAATGGATGCTATTGCACGTCAACCAGAGGCGGCTGCAAAAATTCAAACTGCTATGATTATTGCTGCGGCACTTATTGAGGGTGTGGCACTTTTCGCAGTGGTTGTTGCGTTAATTACTAACGGATAA
- a CDS encoding F0F1 ATP synthase subunit B — MNITHPESLIFWSIIVFVILFILLRKYAWKPILGAVSSREESINKALSAADDARKELQNLQADNEKLLQEARAERDAMIKEAREIKDKMISEAKGEAQVQADKMIKQAQQTIQSEKQAAVAELKNQVAALSVEIAEKVVKSELSSKDKQLKLVDDMLNEVTLN; from the coding sequence ATGAATATTACACATCCTGAAAGTTTAATTTTTTGGTCTATAATCGTTTTCGTAATTCTATTCATATTATTACGCAAATATGCTTGGAAACCTATCTTGGGAGCGGTAAGCAGCAGGGAAGAATCTATCAACAAGGCTTTGAGCGCGGCAGACGATGCCCGTAAGGAGTTACAGAATCTTCAAGCTGATAACGAAAAGCTATTACAGGAGGCGCGTGCAGAAAGAGATGCTATGATTAAGGAAGCTCGTGAAATTAAAGATAAAATGATTTCCGAAGCAAAGGGAGAAGCACAAGTGCAGGCCGATAAAATGATTAAGCAAGCCCAGCAGACTATTCAAAGTGAAAAGCAAGCTGCGGTTGCAGAGCTTAAAAATCAGGTAGCTGCTTTATCTGTGGAAATAGCAGAGAAGGTTGTAAAGTCGGAACTTTCGTCTAAAGACAAGCAGTTAAAGCTGGTAGACGATATGTTGAACGAAGTTACTTTAAACTAA
- a CDS encoding ABC transporter ATP-binding protein translates to MITIENLSKTYNGNTVLSIENLEIPNGQTFGLVGNNGAGKTTLFSLLLDLIQPSSGFVKNNEVQVNTSEDWKPFTAAFIDETFLIGYLTPEEYFYFIGELRGQNKEDIDVFLADFEEFFHGEILGGKKYLRDLSKGNQKKVGIVASFIGLPKVIILDEPFANLDPSTQFRLKKLINTFKNNPEVTVLISSHDLLHVTEVCERIVVLEKGQVVKDIKTSQATLKELETFFSEEILNETTALSSES, encoded by the coding sequence ATGATTACTATAGAAAACCTCTCTAAAACATACAATGGAAATACCGTTCTCTCCATTGAAAATCTTGAGATTCCAAACGGACAAACATTTGGTCTAGTGGGAAACAACGGCGCAGGAAAAACAACCTTGTTTAGTTTATTGTTAGACCTTATACAACCTAGTAGCGGATTTGTAAAAAACAATGAGGTTCAAGTAAACACCAGCGAAGATTGGAAACCATTTACAGCGGCCTTTATCGATGAAACCTTTTTAATTGGGTATTTAACCCCTGAAGAGTATTTCTACTTTATCGGGGAATTACGTGGTCAAAACAAAGAAGATATCGATGTTTTTTTAGCGGATTTTGAAGAGTTTTTTCACGGGGAGATTTTAGGTGGTAAAAAATACTTGAGGGATTTGTCCAAAGGAAATCAGAAAAAAGTTGGTATTGTCGCTTCTTTTATAGGGCTGCCGAAGGTGATTATTCTAGATGAACCTTTTGCTAATCTAGACCCATCCACGCAGTTTCGTTTGAAGAAATTGATAAACACCTTTAAGAACAATCCAGAGGTAACCGTTCTTATATCCAGTCACGATCTTTTACATGTAACCGAAGTTTGCGAGCGTATCGTGGTTTTAGAAAAAGGACAGGTAGTAAAAGATATAAAAACATCTCAAGCCACGTTAAAAGAATTGGAAACTTTCTTTTCTGAAGAGATTTTAAACGAAACAACAGCCTTGAGCTCCGAAAGCTAA
- a CDS encoding carboxypeptidase-like regulatory domain-containing protein, with protein sequence MKINSLVISFLILFCNHAFAQKEVAGKVLDAETKEVLPFVNIGIKETNNGTISMEDGSFSLEVPSGMEKNTVTFSCIGYQQKGVSVLKMGSNEIILLQKEIYKLEEVVVTDTFEQLKEEKLGSYRKSRYNTGESNTGGYGVGKEYGIKIASPGRNYVVKKVNFSLKFNTLDSVLFRINIYDISKTGWPTESILPRQLFVKTYKKQQLVTLDVSNLNLRLDQDVIVTLEPVRLWYDPKNDNQLFYAQAKGYRGETFLRKSSLSSWLKNELPPFAIYFDVAYLQ encoded by the coding sequence ATGAAGATAAATTCATTAGTTATTTCCTTTTTAATTCTGTTTTGCAATCATGCTTTTGCACAAAAAGAAGTTGCCGGAAAGGTTTTAGATGCCGAAACGAAAGAGGTGCTTCCATTTGTGAATATCGGGATTAAGGAAACCAATAACGGCACCATTTCTATGGAAGATGGCAGCTTTAGTTTAGAGGTGCCATCAGGGATGGAGAAAAATACAGTTACTTTTTCCTGCATTGGGTATCAACAAAAAGGGGTTTCAGTTTTAAAAATGGGAAGCAATGAAATTATTCTACTTCAAAAGGAAATCTATAAACTCGAAGAGGTAGTGGTTACCGATACCTTCGAGCAGCTCAAAGAAGAGAAACTGGGAAGCTATAGAAAATCTAGATACAACACGGGCGAATCGAATACAGGGGGGTACGGCGTTGGGAAAGAATATGGTATAAAAATAGCATCTCCTGGGCGTAATTATGTAGTAAAGAAAGTAAACTTCTCGCTAAAATTTAATACCCTGGATAGTGTTTTGTTTCGCATTAATATATACGATATTTCCAAAACGGGATGGCCAACCGAATCCATTTTGCCAAGGCAACTCTTTGTTAAAACCTATAAAAAACAGCAGTTGGTTACTTTAGATGTTTCCAATCTTAATCTGCGTCTTGATCAAGACGTTATAGTTACGCTCGAGCCGGTGCGCCTCTGGTATGATCCAAAAAACGACAATCAACTATTTTATGCGCAAGCCAAGGGATATCGTGGAGAAACATTCCTTAGGAAATCAAGTTTATCTTCTTGGCTAAAAAATGAACTCCCGCCATTTGCAATTTATTTTGACGTGGCCTATCTACAATAG
- a CDS encoding glycosyl hydrolase produces MKIVIQIGIFFLVAFTFAQSPVNKNATKEAKKLLSYIYSLEDSIISGQHTYNRNLTEFYDLAKSISGKNPAIWGTDFYWAGEKDPGKSVVAAAKEMHTKGAIITLMWHVGKPTDDAPFKWKKSTQGELNEKEWEALVTPGTPLFKRWEAQVDNVAKYLKELQKANIPVLWRPYHEMNGVWFWWGDKKGDKGYIQLWKNLYERLVTHHQLNNLLWVWNANGPRDIPNDQAYAYKHYYPGPEYVDILATDVYHFDYEQKDYNELLELANGKPIALGEVGELPKADILEAQPKWSWFMVWSNWIETANTKERVQEIYNRSKTISRDDLPKF; encoded by the coding sequence ATGAAAATCGTTATTCAGATCGGCATTTTTTTTCTTGTAGCCTTCACTTTTGCACAAAGTCCGGTTAATAAGAACGCTACGAAAGAAGCAAAAAAATTGCTCTCTTATATTTATTCTTTGGAAGATAGCATTATTTCTGGGCAGCATACATACAATCGAAATCTTACGGAATTTTACGATCTGGCAAAGTCCATTTCTGGGAAAAATCCGGCAATTTGGGGAACAGACTTTTACTGGGCAGGAGAAAAAGATCCTGGGAAAAGTGTGGTGGCGGCGGCAAAAGAGATGCACACAAAAGGAGCGATTATCACATTGATGTGGCACGTAGGGAAACCCACCGATGACGCACCTTTTAAATGGAAAAAAAGTACACAAGGCGAACTCAATGAAAAGGAATGGGAGGCACTGGTGACTCCTGGAACCCCACTCTTTAAAAGATGGGAGGCGCAAGTAGATAACGTTGCCAAGTATTTAAAGGAATTGCAAAAAGCCAACATCCCGGTTCTATGGCGCCCGTACCACGAAATGAACGGTGTTTGGTTTTGGTGGGGAGATAAAAAAGGAGACAAAGGCTATATTCAATTATGGAAAAATTTATATGAAAGATTGGTAACGCATCATCAACTAAACAATTTATTATGGGTTTGGAACGCCAATGGGCCTAGGGACATTCCCAACGATCAAGCTTATGCATACAAGCACTATTACCCTGGACCCGAGTATGTAGATATTTTGGCAACTGATGTTTATCATTTTGATTATGAGCAAAAAGATTACAATGAATTACTAGAATTGGCCAACGGAAAACCCATTGCTTTAGGAGAGGTAGGAGAACTTCCCAAGGCAGATATTTTAGAGGCGCAGCCCAAATGGTCTTGGTTTATGGTATGGTCTAATTGGATTGAAACCGCAAACACCAAAGAAAGGGTACAGGAAATATACAACCGATCTAAGACAATTAGTAGGGATGATTTGCCTAAATTTTAG
- a CDS encoding AtpZ/AtpI family protein produces MSKSNKNQTKNQLNSWIKFTNIGLQMGIIIAAGVFLGVWLDEKYSNKTSTFTIIFSLVGVFAALYNVYRQVKDLGKDS; encoded by the coding sequence ATGAGCAAAAGCAACAAAAATCAAACGAAAAATCAGCTTAATTCCTGGATTAAGTTTACCAATATTGGTCTCCAAATGGGCATTATTATTGCTGCGGGAGTATTTTTAGGGGTTTGGTTGGATGAAAAGTATTCTAATAAAACCTCCACATTTACTATAATTTTTTCTTTAGTAGGGGTTTTTGCCGCACTATATAATGTCTACAGGCAAGTAAAAGATCTGGGAAAAGATTCGTAA
- the atpA gene encoding F0F1 ATP synthase subunit alpha, with product MAEVKAAEVSAILKKQLSGFEAKASLDEVGTVLQIGDGIARVYGLSNAQYGELVQFESGLEGIVLNLEEDNVGIVLLGPSKEIKEGDTVKRTQRIASIKVGEEMVGRVVDTLGNPIDGKGPIGGELFEMPLERKAPGVIFRQPVNEPMQTGIKSIDAMIPVGRGQRELVIGDRQTGKTTVCIDTIINQKEFYDAGKPVFCIYVAVGQKASTVAAIAKTLEDKGALAYTVIVAANASDPAPMQVYAPFAGAAIGEYFRDTGRPALIVYDDLSKQAVAYREVSLLLRRPPGREAYPGDVFFLHSRLLERAAKVIADDDIAKEMNDLPESLKPIVKGGGSLTALPIIETQAGDVSAYIPTNVISITDGQIFLESDLFNSGVRPAINVGISVSRVGGNAQIKSMKKVAGTLKLDQAQYRELEAFAKFGSDLDAATMNVISKGKRNVEILKQAQNDPYTVEDQIAIIYAGSKNLLREVPVEKVKEFERDYLEFLNAKHRGVLDTLKAGKLTDEVTDTLTKVAKEVSAKYK from the coding sequence ATGGCTGAAGTTAAAGCGGCTGAGGTATCAGCAATATTAAAAAAGCAACTATCAGGATTTGAAGCAAAAGCTTCATTAGACGAAGTGGGAACTGTACTCCAGATAGGGGATGGTATTGCCCGTGTTTACGGATTGTCGAATGCACAATACGGAGAGTTAGTGCAATTTGAATCTGGACTGGAAGGGATTGTACTTAACCTAGAGGAAGACAATGTTGGTATTGTACTTTTAGGACCTTCAAAAGAGATTAAAGAGGGTGATACTGTAAAGCGTACACAGCGTATCGCATCTATTAAGGTAGGTGAGGAAATGGTAGGCCGTGTAGTAGATACTTTAGGAAACCCTATCGATGGTAAAGGTCCAATTGGTGGTGAGCTTTTTGAAATGCCACTAGAGCGTAAGGCTCCTGGGGTAATCTTCCGTCAGCCAGTAAACGAGCCAATGCAAACAGGAATCAAATCTATCGATGCGATGATCCCTGTGGGTAGAGGACAACGTGAATTGGTTATTGGTGACCGTCAAACGGGTAAAACTACCGTTTGTATCGATACCATTATCAATCAGAAAGAATTTTACGATGCTGGAAAACCAGTATTTTGTATATATGTTGCTGTCGGGCAAAAAGCCTCTACGGTAGCAGCAATCGCTAAGACTTTAGAAGATAAAGGAGCCTTGGCTTACACAGTAATTGTTGCGGCAAATGCATCAGATCCTGCTCCTATGCAGGTGTATGCTCCATTTGCAGGTGCGGCAATTGGTGAATATTTTAGAGATACAGGACGTCCTGCATTAATTGTTTACGATGATTTATCTAAGCAAGCGGTGGCTTATCGTGAGGTATCTTTATTACTTCGTCGTCCACCGGGACGTGAGGCGTATCCTGGAGACGTTTTCTTCTTGCACTCTAGATTATTGGAGCGCGCTGCAAAAGTGATTGCAGACGATGATATTGCAAAGGAAATGAACGATCTTCCAGAGTCTCTTAAACCAATTGTAAAGGGTGGCGGTTCTTTAACGGCGTTACCAATTATCGAAACACAGGCGGGAGACGTTTCAGCATATATCCCAACCAACGTAATTTCCATTACAGATGGTCAGATTTTCTTGGAGTCAGATTTATTCAACTCTGGGGTACGTCCAGCAATTAACGTAGGTATTTCGGTATCTCGTGTTGGGGGTAATGCGCAAATAAAATCCATGAAAAAAGTAGCGGGTACTTTAAAGTTAGACCAAGCACAATACCGGGAACTAGAAGCGTTTGCGAAGTTTGGTTCTGATCTTGATGCGGCTACCATGAATGTTATTAGCAAAGGTAAGAGAAACGTAGAGATATTAAAGCAAGCTCAAAACGATCCTTATACTGTAGAAGATCAAATTGCTATAATCTATGCAGGATCTAAGAATTTGTTAAGAGAAGTTCCTGTGGAGAAAGTAAAAGAATTTGAAAGAGATTATTTAGAGTTCTTGAATGCTAAACACAGAGGTGTTTTAGATACTTTAAAAGCTGGTAAACTTACCGATGAGGTTACAGACACGCTAACCAAAGTGGCAAAAGAAGTTTCAGCAAAATATAAATAG
- the atpG gene encoding ATP synthase F1 subunit gamma: MANLKEIRSRISSVGSTMQITSAMKMVSAAKLKKAQDAITAMRPYSDKLTELLQSLSATLEGDAGSVFAEQREVKKVLVVAITSNRGLCGAFNTNVIKASNRLATTTYTDKKVSFVTIGKKGNDILKKNHYVTHNNNEIFEDLTFDNVSVIAERLMMLFKEGTYDKIVLVYNHFKNAATQIVKTEDFLPIKPIESEEPTAVADYIFEPSKEEIIETLIPKSLKTQLYKAIRDSFASEHGARMTAMHKATDNAADLKAELTLTYNKARQAAITNEILEIVGGAEALNN; the protein is encoded by the coding sequence ATGGCAAATTTAAAAGAAATACGTAGCAGAATTTCATCGGTTGGATCAACGATGCAGATTACCAGTGCCATGAAAATGGTATCGGCAGCAAAGTTGAAAAAAGCGCAAGATGCAATTACAGCGATGCGTCCATATTCCGATAAACTTACCGAGCTTTTACAAAGTCTTAGTGCAACCTTGGAAGGTGATGCTGGAAGCGTTTTTGCTGAACAAAGAGAAGTTAAAAAGGTATTGGTAGTTGCCATTACATCCAATAGAGGTTTGTGTGGTGCATTTAACACCAATGTTATTAAAGCTTCTAATCGTCTTGCAACCACAACGTATACTGATAAGAAAGTGAGCTTTGTAACTATTGGTAAAAAAGGGAACGATATCCTTAAAAAAAACCATTACGTTACCCATAACAATAATGAGATTTTTGAGGATTTGACATTTGATAACGTTTCTGTTATTGCAGAACGTTTAATGATGCTTTTTAAAGAAGGAACCTACGATAAAATCGTTTTGGTATACAATCACTTTAAAAATGCAGCGACGCAAATAGTTAAAACAGAAGATTTTTTGCCAATTAAGCCTATTGAAAGTGAAGAACCTACGGCTGTGGCAGATTATATTTTTGAGCCTTCAAAAGAAGAAATTATTGAAACGTTAATCCCGAAGTCATTAAAAACGCAGTTGTATAAAGCGATTCGCGATTCATTCGCCTCTGAACACGGAGCACGTATGACGGCGATGCATAAAGCAACAGACAATGCGGCGGATTTAAAAGCGGAGTTGACACTTACGTATAACAAAGCACGACAAGCTGCCATCACCAACGAAATTTTAGAAATTGTTGGAGGTGCTGAGGCATTGAACAATTAG
- the atpB gene encoding F0F1 ATP synthase subunit A, whose amino-acid sequence MIAQKSLKRFFLLVMFFISLGAFAQEHENTHNEEAADEAFNATELIDHHINDSHEFHIADWEGRAISMPLPVILWTENGLVTFMSSEFHHDEEGEVIVEKNGMKFARVHDQIYYADGGLSFDEEHHVTNSRPLDFSITKNVFTLILTAIIMLLVFIPVANSYKKNGKAPRGIAGFMEPLIVFVRDDIARPNIGEKKYKKYMPYLLTVFFLIWIANLFGLIPFFPFQGTLTNNIVFTGVLATFTFLITIFSGNKSYWGHIFATPGVPKWLLPIMIPVEVLGMFTKPFALMVRLFANITAGHIIILSLMALIFIFETAWVSPVSIAFSLFMYFLELLVAALQAYVFTLLSALFIGQAVEEHH is encoded by the coding sequence ATGATAGCACAGAAATCTTTAAAGAGATTTTTTCTTTTAGTAATGTTTTTTATTTCTTTAGGAGCTTTCGCTCAAGAACACGAAAACACTCATAATGAGGAGGCTGCCGATGAAGCTTTTAATGCAACAGAATTAATAGATCATCACATTAATGATTCTCACGAATTCCATATCGCAGATTGGGAAGGTCGTGCAATTTCTATGCCACTTCCTGTGATTTTATGGACGGAAAACGGGTTAGTTACGTTTATGTCTTCAGAATTTCATCACGATGAAGAAGGGGAAGTAATCGTAGAGAAAAACGGTATGAAGTTTGCCCGTGTTCACGATCAAATATACTACGCAGATGGAGGATTGAGTTTTGATGAAGAGCATCATGTAACCAACAGTCGTCCGTTAGACTTTTCCATAACCAAAAATGTTTTCACTTTAATACTAACAGCAATAATAATGTTGTTGGTGTTTATTCCGGTGGCAAATTCATACAAAAAGAATGGAAAAGCACCGAGAGGGATCGCTGGGTTTATGGAGCCATTGATTGTTTTTGTTCGCGACGATATTGCAAGACCAAATATTGGGGAGAAAAAATATAAAAAGTACATGCCTTACTTGTTAACGGTGTTCTTTTTAATATGGATTGCAAACCTTTTTGGGTTAATTCCTTTCTTTCCATTTCAAGGAACGCTTACCAACAACATTGTATTTACGGGAGTTTTAGCAACCTTTACTTTTTTAATTACCATATTTAGTGGGAATAAAAGTTATTGGGGTCATATTTTTGCAACACCAGGGGTTCCAAAATGGTTATTACCAATTATGATTCCCGTAGAGGTTTTAGGGATGTTTACCAAGCCATTTGCTTTAATGGTACGTTTGTTTGCCAACATTACGGCAGGGCACATTATCATTTTAAGTTTAATGGCGTTAATATTTATATTTGAAACAGCTTGGGTTTCACCAGTTTCCATAGCATTTTCATTATTTATGTATTTTCTAGAATTATTGGTGGCGGCTTTACAAGCCTATGTATTTACCTTGCTTTCTGCCTTGTTTATTGGACAAGCGGTAGAGGAGCATCATTAA
- the atpH gene encoding ATP synthase F1 subunit delta: MTGTRAGQRYAKAVLDYAKEQNALEVVNADMKDIFATINGSKELQNVIQSPIIKLSNKKAALMEIFSRINTVSQGLIDVLIENNRIDLLKVVAEKYIILYDKMRGEEVAVVTTAVPLSGELEKKVLAKVNELTGNKATIENKVDESIIGGFILRVGDLQYNASIAYQLNNLKRDLHNNTYVS, encoded by the coding sequence ATGACAGGTACCAGAGCAGGACAAAGATACGCAAAGGCTGTTTTAGACTATGCAAAAGAGCAAAATGCTCTTGAAGTGGTAAATGCAGATATGAAAGATATTTTTGCTACTATAAATGGGAGTAAGGAGTTGCAAAATGTAATTCAAAGTCCTATTATAAAGCTTTCCAATAAAAAGGCGGCTTTAATGGAAATTTTTTCCCGGATAAATACAGTTTCTCAAGGTCTAATTGATGTGCTTATTGAAAACAACCGTATCGATTTACTAAAAGTGGTTGCAGAAAAGTATATCATCCTTTATGATAAAATGAGAGGAGAAGAAGTTGCTGTGGTAACAACGGCTGTTCCATTATCTGGAGAGCTCGAGAAAAAAGTACTGGCTAAGGTAAACGAGCTTACCGGAAATAAAGCAACTATAGAAAATAAAGTTGATGAAAGCATTATAGGCGGTTTTATATTACGTGTAGGAGATCTACAGTACAACGCAAGTATAGCTTATCAATTAAATAATCTCAAAAGAGATTTACACAATAACACATACGTTTCTTAA
- a CDS encoding DUF5687 family protein yields the protein MIKHFFSLQWKSFFRSASFTSNLAMKIFMGFIALYMIASFSVMGGAAYYLIEEKLELNALEVVSRFFIYYLVIDLLFRYMLQKMPVVNIKPLLYMPFKKGKIVQFSLWKTVFSFFNIIHAFFFIPFSVVLIINGYAPIQILAWLVGIFALLYCNNFINIFLNGVDAVLAVVFGVIIILGACQYYQIFDITVYTGPIFEMFYGIPYVAFAPILLLVTLYFVAFNYFKKNLYLDAGLASKHQEAKSENLDWLNRFGSVSVFLKNDIKLIKRNKRSKTSVFMSFLFIFYGLLFFTNALEVYQGAPWRIFAAIFVTGGFLFSFGQFVPSWDSAYYPLMMSQNIRYRDYLNAKWWLLVMATIVTTILATFYIYFGWEVYLAIVVGAIYNIGVNSHMVLWGGAYVKTPIDLTSNKKAFGDSQAFNSKTLLLTLPKMVLPVILYALGHYTVGPFLGYLLVVLMGVLGFAFKEKVFNKIENVYKTEKYKTLAAYKQKK from the coding sequence ATGATAAAACACTTCTTTTCCCTTCAGTGGAAATCTTTTTTTAGATCGGCTTCCTTTACTTCCAATCTGGCGATGAAGATTTTCATGGGATTTATAGCTCTTTATATGATAGCTAGTTTCTCTGTAATGGGAGGCGCGGCTTATTATTTAATTGAAGAAAAACTGGAATTAAATGCGCTGGAGGTCGTAAGTAGGTTCTTTATTTACTATTTGGTAATCGATCTCCTATTTCGGTACATGCTGCAAAAAATGCCAGTTGTAAATATTAAGCCTTTGTTATATATGCCGTTTAAAAAAGGGAAAATAGTTCAGTTTAGCCTCTGGAAAACGGTATTTTCATTCTTCAACATCATTCATGCTTTCTTTTTTATTCCTTTTTCGGTAGTACTTATTATTAACGGGTATGCACCAATTCAAATACTGGCTTGGTTGGTAGGGATTTTTGCATTGTTGTATTGCAATAACTTCATTAACATATTTCTAAATGGTGTAGATGCTGTTTTGGCAGTGGTGTTTGGAGTTATTATAATTTTGGGAGCTTGCCAATATTATCAAATATTCGATATTACCGTTTATACGGGCCCTATCTTCGAAATGTTCTACGGGATTCCTTATGTAGCTTTTGCCCCTATTTTGTTATTGGTAACGCTCTATTTTGTGGCCTTCAACTATTTTAAGAAGAACTTATACCTCGATGCTGGTTTGGCCAGTAAACACCAAGAGGCAAAGTCAGAAAATTTGGATTGGTTAAATAGATTTGGTAGTGTTTCTGTTTTTTTGAAAAATGACATCAAACTTATTAAAAGGAACAAACGCTCGAAGACATCTGTATTTATGAGTTTCCTTTTTATTTTTTACGGATTGTTGTTTTTTACCAACGCTTTGGAAGTATATCAAGGAGCACCTTGGCGTATTTTTGCAGCCATTTTCGTTACCGGCGGATTTCTTTTTAGTTTTGGTCAATTTGTACCAAGTTGGGATAGTGCTTACTATCCTTTAATGATGAGCCAAAATATTCGCTACAGGGATTACCTCAATGCCAAATGGTGGCTTTTGGTAATGGCCACCATAGTAACAACAATTCTAGCTACCTTTTATATTTATTTCGGGTGGGAAGTGTACCTGGCCATTGTGGTGGGCGCCATTTATAATATTGGTGTAAACTCCCATATGGTTTTATGGGGTGGTGCTTATGTAAAAACTCCGATAGATCTTACCAGTAATAAAAAAGCATTTGGCGATTCTCAGGCATTCAATTCCAAAACACTTTTATTAACACTGCCTAAAATGGTGCTTCCGGTAATTTTATATGCTCTCGGCCATTACACGGTAGGGCCTTTTCTGGGTTATCTATTGGTAGTTTTAATGGGGGTTTTAGGATTTGCCTTCAAGGAAAAAGTTTTTAATAAAATAGAAAACGTTTACAAAACAGAAAAGTACAAAACACTAGCCGCATACAAACAAAAGAAATAA